In Flavobacterium sp. WV_118_3, one DNA window encodes the following:
- a CDS encoding cation transporter, with protein sequence MKKIIVILLVSLVGFVAQAQEKKNKNAKHDIAVKGNCEMCKKRIEKAAYGVPGVKSAIWTADSQSLHVIMNEEKATPLQLQESIAKAGHDAGEVKASADDYGKLHSCCQYER encoded by the coding sequence ATGAAAAAAATAATAGTAATACTTTTGGTGTCGTTAGTAGGATTTGTGGCACAGGCACAGGAAAAGAAAAACAAAAATGCAAAACACGATATTGCAGTAAAAGGAAACTGCGAGATGTGTAAAAAACGTATCGAAAAAGCGGCTTATGGTGTTCCGGGTGTTAAATCGGCGATATGGACAGCCGATAGCCAGTCGTTACATGTGATTATGAATGAAGAAAAGGCGACGCCGTTACAATTACAGGAATCGATAGCCAAAGCAGGACATGATGCCGGCGAAGTTAAAGCCAGCGCTGATGATTATGGGAAGCTGCACAGTTGTTGCCAATATGAACGATAA
- a CDS encoding helix-turn-helix transcriptional regulator, which produces MMNTDFTIDEFIRKGIITDELELERALIADRKLRLLAKDNLHFKNLRKKLRNLIEAYERKEWSDVGQLTDGKLAESNFWETVAEQERIFMEKRKHLIRKELKIRKLTQQDLGHLLGHKSKTHMSELMNGIKPFTLKDLVLINQLLRIDIKELIPVFLSKEDRIRVQSAITELGKPQIKLCG; this is translated from the coding sequence ATGATGAATACCGATTTTACAATAGACGAATTTATAAGAAAAGGCATCATTACCGATGAACTGGAACTGGAGCGTGCGCTAATTGCCGATCGGAAATTGCGACTGCTGGCAAAAGACAACCTGCATTTTAAAAACCTTAGAAAAAAACTAAGAAATTTAATTGAAGCATACGAACGCAAAGAATGGTCGGATGTGGGACAACTAACAGACGGCAAACTGGCGGAAAGTAACTTTTGGGAAACTGTAGCGGAACAGGAACGGATTTTTATGGAAAAAAGAAAACACCTTATTCGAAAAGAATTAAAAATTCGGAAGCTGACGCAACAAGATTTAGGACATCTATTAGGGCATAAAAGTAAAACACATATGTCGGAATTAATGAACGGAATAAAACCGTTTACGTTAAAAGATTTGGTGTTGATAAATCAATTGTTGCGGATTGACATAAAAGAATTGATTCCAGTTTTTTTGTCAAAAGAAGATAGGATTCGGGTACAATCAGCGATAACAGAACTCGGAAAACCACAGATCAAATTATGCGGTTAG
- a CDS encoding MBL fold metallo-hydrolase, which produces MKVQFLGAAGTVTGSKTLIESDNGTRILVDCGLFQGGKLLRSFNWNPLSVLPSTIDYVLLTHGHLDHCGWLPRLVNEGFDGKIFCTGPTKSISNLILQDSAKIQEEEAEKANKEHYSKHDPAEPLYTVEQADKVLPYFKVIAIDTPFELEEGITATYFYAGHILGACSITLEIDGKRLVFSGDIGRDNDVLLYPPVHPKQADYIFLESTYGNKKHPDNDPKAELEACINETYERGGNVVIPSFAVERAQSIMYLIWQLKKEGRIPDMPYVIDTPMGIKVLDIFTDNGKWHKLKWEECTAMCEMFTMISNYEETIEAIYDDRPKLVIAASGMITGGRVLSYLERYIVRPETTVVIVGYQAEGTRGRKLLEGEKEIKIYGRYYPVEAKVIEIEGLSAHGDQDDLVNWLSELENKPKNIFLVHGEADSFTELKATIEARYGYECIIPELEQSVEL; this is translated from the coding sequence ATGAAAGTTCAGTTTTTAGGTGCCGCTGGTACGGTAACCGGTTCCAAAACACTTATCGAAAGTGATAATGGTACCCGTATTTTAGTAGATTGCGGTTTGTTTCAGGGTGGAAAATTATTGCGGAGTTTTAACTGGAATCCGCTATCCGTATTGCCGTCCACTATCGATTATGTATTGCTCACACATGGCCATTTGGATCATTGCGGATGGTTGCCACGATTGGTTAACGAAGGCTTTGATGGGAAAATCTTCTGTACCGGGCCTACAAAATCGATCAGTAATCTGATTTTACAGGACAGTGCCAAGATTCAGGAAGAAGAAGCTGAAAAAGCCAATAAAGAACATTATTCAAAACACGATCCGGCCGAACCGCTCTATACAGTTGAACAGGCCGATAAAGTGCTGCCGTATTTTAAAGTCATCGCCATCGATACGCCTTTTGAATTGGAAGAAGGTATAACGGCTACCTATTTTTATGCGGGGCATATTCTGGGGGCTTGTTCCATTACATTGGAGATTGATGGAAAGAGACTCGTGTTTTCAGGCGATATCGGGCGCGACAATGATGTGTTGTTGTATCCGCCCGTACATCCAAAACAAGCCGATTATATTTTTCTGGAAAGTACCTACGGAAACAAAAAGCATCCGGACAACGATCCGAAAGCCGAACTGGAAGCCTGTATTAACGAAACCTATGAACGTGGTGGTAATGTCGTGATTCCGAGTTTTGCAGTCGAAAGAGCACAAAGTATCATGTATCTGATCTGGCAACTTAAAAAAGAAGGGCGAATACCCGATATGCCGTATGTTATTGATACGCCGATGGGAATAAAAGTACTGGATATTTTTACCGATAACGGAAAATGGCACAAACTGAAATGGGAGGAATGTACCGCAATGTGCGAAATGTTTACGATGATCTCCAATTATGAAGAAACGATCGAAGCAATTTACGACGATCGCCCGAAATTAGTCATTGCTGCAAGTGGGATGATCACCGGTGGACGGGTTTTAAGTTATCTGGAACGGTATATCGTCCGACCGGAAACAACCGTTGTTATTGTAGGCTATCAGGCGGAAGGAACCCGTGGCCGAAAATTGTTGGAAGGCGAAAAAGAAATAAAAATTTACGGGCGCTATTATCCGGTGGAAGCAAAGGTTATTGAAATTGAAGGATTATCGGCACATGGCGATCAGGACGATTTGGTAAACTGGCTGTCGGAACTGGAGAATAAACCGAAAAATATATTTCTGGTACACGGCGAAGCGGATAGTTTTACCGAATTAAAAGCGACCATCGAAGCACGGTATGGTTATGAATGTATCATTCCGGAACTGGAACAAAGTGTCGAATTATAA
- a CDS encoding exosortase F system-associated protein yields the protein MLQNVWKNKQTILGIVLAVMLLAVIRAFENQLFYDPFLAFFRGTFQNAVLPTYETGRLIISLSLRYWLNTAISLGIIYIVFREKSLLQLSGLLYVFFYIGLLTAFVIVLKSSDKPDYMTLFYIRRFLIQPLLLLLFLPAFYYQKKKS from the coding sequence ATGCTACAAAACGTGTGGAAAAATAAACAAACCATTTTAGGGATCGTGTTGGCGGTTATGTTACTGGCTGTAATCCGAGCTTTCGAAAACCAGCTTTTTTACGATCCGTTTTTGGCTTTTTTTAGAGGCACTTTTCAAAATGCAGTTTTGCCAACCTACGAAACCGGCCGATTAATAATTAGTCTGTCGCTACGGTATTGGTTAAATACTGCAATATCTTTAGGTATTATTTATATCGTTTTTAGAGAAAAATCACTACTCCAATTATCTGGGTTGCTTTATGTATTCTTTTATATAGGATTGTTAACTGCTTTTGTAATAGTGTTAAAAAGTTCCGACAAACCGGATTATATGACCTTGTTTTATATCCGTCGATTCTTAATTCAGCCATTGTTACTGCTATTATTCCTACCGGCATTTTATTATCAAAAGAAAAAATCGTAA
- a CDS encoding GAF domain-containing protein, with protein MKFQELEPKVTAIVADTHSSRDEKLKNICQLLQDHIEYYNWVGFYFRNGDKEELVLGPYVGAETDHTVIPFGKGICGQVAVSNQNFVVPDVKAQDNYIACSLTVKSEIVVPLFVNGVNIGQIDIDSHVLDPFTAADERFLEFVNQEVAQLF; from the coding sequence ATGAAATTTCAAGAATTAGAACCAAAAGTGACCGCAATTGTTGCCGACACCCATAGTAGCCGGGATGAAAAACTAAAAAACATCTGTCAGCTTTTACAGGATCATATTGAATATTACAACTGGGTTGGTTTTTATTTCCGCAACGGCGATAAAGAAGAACTGGTATTAGGACCTTATGTAGGTGCTGAAACCGACCATACCGTGATTCCGTTTGGAAAAGGTATCTGCGGACAAGTGGCGGTTTCCAATCAGAATTTTGTGGTTCCCGACGTAAAAGCACAGGACAACTATATTGCCTGTAGCCTTACGGTAAAATCCGAAATCGTGGTACCGCTTTTTGTAAATGGTGTTAACATCGGTCAGATCGACATCGACTCGCATGTTCTGGATCCGTTTACAGCTGCAGATGAGCGTTTTCTGGAATTTGTAAATCAGGAGGTTGCACAACTTTTTTAA
- a CDS encoding ATP cone domain-containing protein, with amino-acid sequence MKVVKQSGDIVKFDSEKLKRSLQMSGASPEKIEEILNIIVNQLYDGMPTRKINRQAFQLLKKTSKVHAARYNLKAAVQALGPAGFFFEKYVALLFENEGYVAKTNLVLNGKCVTHEVDVLIKKDQRIGMVECKFHSRNDIKSDVKVPMYILSRFNDLKSKTHSIFSQSDTITRCWVITNNRFTTEALQFGRCSDLRMVSWDYPEKESLKFKIEESGLFPITCLTTLTQSEKEKLLITGALLASDILDNSQLLEDINIHSSRIKNIIREASALCEHLGNQCKIFND; translated from the coding sequence ATGAAAGTTGTAAAACAGTCGGGAGATATCGTAAAATTCGACAGTGAAAAACTGAAACGTTCCCTGCAAATGTCCGGAGCCAGTCCGGAAAAGATAGAGGAGATTCTCAATATAATTGTCAATCAGCTTTATGATGGTATGCCTACCCGGAAAATAAACCGTCAGGCTTTTCAGTTGTTAAAAAAAACATCAAAAGTACATGCGGCCCGTTATAATCTAAAAGCGGCAGTTCAGGCTTTGGGACCAGCTGGTTTTTTCTTTGAAAAATATGTAGCATTATTGTTTGAAAACGAAGGATATGTTGCCAAAACCAATCTGGTTTTAAACGGGAAGTGTGTGACACATGAAGTAGATGTGTTGATTAAGAAAGATCAGCGGATCGGAATGGTTGAATGTAAATTTCATAGCCGGAATGATATTAAATCGGATGTAAAAGTACCGATGTATATTTTGTCCCGGTTTAACGATTTGAAAAGTAAAACCCATTCTATTTTTAGTCAGAGCGATACGATCACCCGATGTTGGGTGATTACCAATAACCGTTTTACAACCGAAGCGCTACAATTTGGCCGGTGTTCCGATTTAAGGATGGTGAGCTGGGATTATCCTGAAAAGGAAAGTCTGAAATTTAAGATAGAGGAAAGCGGACTTTTTCCGATTACCTGTCTGACCACCCTGACACAAAGTGAAAAGGAGAAATTATTGATCACGGGAGCTTTACTGGCATCAGATATATTGGATAATAGTCAGTTACTGGAAGATATAAATATACATTCGAGCCGTATTAAAAATATTATCCGCGAAGCTTCAGCCTTATGTGAACACCTCGGGAATCAATGTAAAATTTTTAACGATTAG
- the xrtF gene encoding exosortase family protein XrtF translates to MKNLFFQYKPFFIFLIKFLLLYVILTVVYKGYLGQYDAEKFQTDGITTSVALQVEKTLYFLGEPVTTAPSTQDASVVILLRDKPIVRIIEGCNAVSIMILFAAFIFAFSSGWKKTFLYIVVGIILIHILNVIRIVLLTMAIDRYPEQEHVLHGVIFPLFIYGVVFLLWVLWVQKFSGYATKRVEK, encoded by the coding sequence TTGAAAAATCTATTCTTCCAATATAAGCCATTTTTTATCTTTCTGATAAAATTTCTATTGCTCTATGTTATATTGACAGTAGTGTATAAAGGATACCTCGGACAGTATGATGCCGAAAAATTTCAAACCGATGGAATTACGACTTCAGTGGCTCTTCAGGTCGAAAAAACACTGTACTTTTTAGGGGAACCGGTAACAACGGCTCCAAGCACTCAGGATGCATCGGTGGTAATCCTGTTACGCGACAAACCGATTGTGCGAATCATCGAAGGTTGTAATGCGGTGAGTATTATGATACTTTTTGCGGCTTTTATTTTTGCCTTTTCTTCCGGATGGAAAAAGACCTTCCTTTATATTGTTGTTGGAATTATCCTGATTCATATCCTTAATGTGATACGAATTGTATTGTTAACGATGGCTATAGATCGTTATCCGGAACAGGAACATGTACTACACGGCGTGATTTTTCCGTTGTTTATCTACGGCGTTGTTTTTTTGTTATGGGTACTTTGGGTTCAAAAATTCTCCGGTTATGCTACAAAACGTGTGGAAAAATAA
- a CDS encoding type II toxin-antitoxin system HigB family toxin has protein sequence MRIIGRKIILKLKWKNIGNKKLCNAIDQLLADLETFDFKVATITDIRKDADCVHNEGFYFFNIHIHRTLILIEMDDEGEATIVWAGSHQEYERTFKNNKVTITKWLRTKNYIE, from the coding sequence ATGAGGATAATAGGACGGAAAATAATTTTAAAATTAAAATGGAAGAATATCGGAAATAAAAAACTGTGCAACGCAATTGATCAATTACTCGCAGATTTAGAAACATTCGATTTTAAAGTAGCGACTATAACGGATATTAGAAAAGATGCAGATTGTGTACATAACGAAGGTTTTTATTTTTTTAATATTCATATCCATAGGACGTTAATTTTAATCGAAATGGATGATGAAGGAGAGGCAACCATAGTTTGGGCCGGATCGCATCAGGAATATGAAAGGACTTTTAAAAACAATAAAGTGACCATTACAAAATGGTTGCGTACTAAAAATTATATCGAATGA
- the groL gene encoding chaperonin GroEL (60 kDa chaperone family; promotes refolding of misfolded polypeptides especially under stressful conditions; forms two stacked rings of heptamers to form a barrel-shaped 14mer; ends can be capped by GroES; misfolded proteins enter the barrel where they are refolded when GroES binds), whose protein sequence is MAKDIKFDIEARDGLKRGVDALANAVKVTLGPKGRNVIISKSFGGPTVTKDGVSVAKEVELKDTLENMGAQMVKEVASKTNDLAGDGTTTATVLAQAIVKEGLKNVAAGANPMDLKRGIDKAVEAIVADLQKQAQEVGSSTDKIKQVASISANNDDVIGDLIATAFGKVGKEGVITVEEAKGTDTYVDVVEGMQFDRGYLSPYFVTNPEKMEVELERPYILLYDKKVSSLKELLPILEPVAQSGKPLLIIAEDVDGEALSTLVVNKLRGALKIAAVKAPGFGDRRKAMLEDIAILTGGTVIAEESGYNLENATLDMLGTCEKVTIDKDNTTIVNGAGEADMIKNRVNQIKAQMETTTSDYDKEKLQERLAKLAGGVAVLYVGAASEVEMKEKKDRVDDALHATRAAVEEGIVAGGGVALLRAKTVLANIKADNADEATGVQIVSRAVEAPLRTIVENAGLEGSVVVAKVAEGKDSFGYNAKTDEYVDMLKAGIIDPKKVTRVALENAASVSGMILTTECALIEIKEENAAGAMPMGGGMPGMM, encoded by the coding sequence ATGGCAAAAGATATAAAATTTGATATTGAAGCACGCGATGGTTTAAAACGCGGTGTAGACGCATTGGCAAACGCAGTAAAAGTAACTTTAGGTCCTAAAGGACGTAATGTAATCATCAGTAAATCGTTTGGCGGACCAACCGTAACAAAAGATGGAGTTTCTGTAGCAAAAGAAGTGGAATTAAAAGACACTTTGGAAAACATGGGAGCACAAATGGTAAAAGAAGTAGCTTCCAAAACAAATGATCTAGCCGGTGACGGTACTACCACTGCAACGGTTTTGGCACAGGCTATCGTAAAAGAAGGTCTTAAAAACGTAGCAGCTGGTGCCAATCCAATGGATTTAAAAAGAGGTATCGACAAAGCGGTAGAAGCTATTGTAGCCGATCTTCAGAAACAGGCACAGGAAGTAGGCAGCTCAACCGACAAAATCAAACAGGTTGCCTCAATTTCTGCCAACAACGATGATGTAATTGGTGATTTGATCGCTACTGCTTTCGGAAAAGTTGGAAAAGAAGGTGTTATTACCGTTGAAGAAGCAAAAGGTACCGACACTTACGTGGATGTGGTAGAAGGAATGCAGTTCGACAGAGGGTATTTATCACCTTACTTCGTGACCAATCCGGAAAAAATGGAAGTGGAATTAGAAAGACCGTATATTCTTTTATACGACAAAAAAGTATCGTCTTTAAAAGAGTTATTACCGATCCTGGAACCAGTGGCACAATCGGGTAAACCACTATTGATCATTGCTGAAGATGTAGATGGTGAAGCGCTTTCTACTTTGGTGGTAAACAAACTAAGAGGTGCATTAAAAATCGCTGCCGTTAAAGCACCAGGCTTTGGCGACAGAAGAAAAGCGATGTTGGAAGATATTGCCATCCTGACAGGTGGAACTGTTATCGCGGAAGAAAGCGGATACAACCTGGAAAACGCAACGTTGGATATGTTGGGAACCTGTGAAAAAGTAACCATCGACAAAGACAATACGACTATCGTAAACGGTGCCGGTGAAGCGGATATGATTAAAAACCGTGTGAACCAGATTAAGGCTCAAATGGAAACAACTACATCCGATTACGACAAAGAAAAATTACAGGAACGTCTTGCTAAATTGGCTGGTGGTGTAGCGGTATTATATGTTGGTGCGGCTTCTGAAGTGGAAATGAAAGAGAAAAAAGACCGTGTGGATGATGCCTTACATGCAACTCGTGCAGCAGTAGAAGAAGGAATTGTTGCCGGTGGTGGTGTTGCTTTACTACGTGCTAAAACGGTTTTAGCAAATATTAAAGCCGACAATGCTGACGAAGCAACCGGAGTTCAGATTGTTTCCCGTGCTGTTGAAGCGCCGTTACGTACTATTGTTGAAAATGCTGGATTGGAAGGTTCGGTTGTTGTAGCAAAAGTAGCCGAAGGTAAAGACAGTTTCGGATACAACGCTAAAACAGACGAATACGTAGACATGCTAAAAGCCGGAATTATCGATCCGAAAAAAGTAACCCGTGTGGCACTTGAAAATGCTGCTTCGGTATCGGGTATGATCCTGACCACGGAGTGTGCCTTAATTGAAATCAAAGAGGAAAACGCTGCTGGTGCCATGCCAATGGGTGGCGGAATGCCAGGAATGATGTAA
- a CDS encoding TonB-dependent receptor, whose protein sequence is MHKNFMFFLLLFVNFITAQENVTGTITDEHNLPVIGASVTWKDTTIGVTTDEDGAFSLPYSKENHLLVISYVGYETQTVEIHEPKAVKINIKPTKTLGEVVVQTKRNSLQKSYVKTANVVTMSSKELLKAACCNLSESFETNPSIDVNFSDAISGSKQIKMLGLTSPYILIAEENIPSVRGASQAYGLSFTPGTWVESIQVTKGAGSVVNGYESISGQINTELIKPANDIPFFLNAYGSTDSRYELNTHFNKKISDKWSSSLFLHGNARVAKNDMNHDGFLDNPLGKQINVLNRWQYSDAEKGWVSFINLRYMRDEKQTGQVEFDPNRDKFTTNYWGSEINTDKVDLSTKIGYVFPDMPYQSIGFQNSFNYHKQESYFGFNQYNIQQNSFYSNLIFNSIISNTLNKFSTGLNFTSDDYNEYVFVGSGMDVSRRDNSIGAFFEYTYDNTDNFSLVAGARYDIHNRLGAFFTPRLHLRYNPWEKAVFRASAGRGKRSANIFAENQQLFATSRAFNILNTGGKIYGLDPEIAWNYGVSFMQGFSLFGKTAEVSVDFYRTDFENQAVVDLYASPQQVLFYNLEGKSYANSLQLEFNYEFFKHLNLRTAYKYYDIQTDYLSGAKERPLQAKHRVFANLAYETHIKEKGQQWKFDFTYNWMGEQRLPNTADNALLRDRLPDYSPSFSVMNAQITRTFSSTFEVYVGGENIGNYKQKKAILGAENPFGPSFDSSIIYAPVFGQMYYAGLRFKIK, encoded by the coding sequence ATGCACAAGAACTTTATGTTTTTTCTGTTGCTGTTTGTCAATTTTATAACAGCACAAGAAAATGTAACAGGTACGATTACCGATGAACACAATCTGCCTGTAATTGGAGCTTCCGTTACCTGGAAGGATACCACAATTGGAGTAACCACCGACGAAGATGGAGCTTTTAGTCTACCGTATTCAAAAGAAAACCATTTATTGGTGATCAGTTATGTGGGTTATGAAACGCAAACAGTTGAAATTCACGAACCGAAAGCGGTTAAAATAAATATTAAACCCACCAAAACACTGGGTGAGGTTGTCGTACAAACCAAGCGAAACAGTTTACAGAAATCCTATGTAAAAACGGCAAATGTTGTTACGATGAGCAGTAAAGAACTGCTTAAAGCGGCTTGTTGTAACCTTTCCGAAAGTTTTGAAACCAATCCGTCGATTGATGTAAACTTTTCAGATGCGATTTCCGGAAGCAAACAGATCAAAATGCTGGGACTAACGAGCCCGTATATTCTGATTGCCGAAGAGAATATTCCTTCTGTTCGTGGTGCCTCGCAGGCCTACGGGTTATCCTTTACACCGGGAACCTGGGTTGAAAGCATACAGGTAACTAAAGGAGCCGGAAGCGTGGTAAACGGATATGAGAGTATCTCCGGGCAGATTAATACCGAGTTGATCAAGCCTGCTAATGATATTCCATTCTTTCTTAATGCCTATGGTTCGACCGACAGTCGTTATGAACTGAATACCCATTTCAATAAAAAAATATCCGATAAATGGAGTAGTAGTCTTTTCCTGCATGGGAATGCCCGTGTTGCCAAAAACGATATGAACCACGATGGTTTCCTGGATAATCCTTTGGGAAAACAAATTAACGTACTCAATCGTTGGCAATATAGTGATGCCGAAAAAGGATGGGTAAGCTTTATTAACCTACGGTATATGCGTGATGAAAAGCAAACCGGACAGGTAGAATTTGATCCGAACCGGGATAAATTTACCACTAACTATTGGGGATCCGAAATCAATACCGATAAAGTAGATCTTTCCACAAAAATCGGATATGTATTTCCGGATATGCCCTACCAGAGTATCGGTTTTCAGAATTCCTTTAATTATCACAAACAGGAATCTTATTTTGGTTTTAACCAATATAATATCCAACAAAACAGCTTTTATTCCAATTTGATTTTTAACTCGATTATCAGTAATACGCTGAATAAATTTTCAACCGGGTTAAATTTTACGTCCGATGATTATAATGAATATGTATTTGTTGGATCGGGTATGGATGTGAGCCGTCGCGACAATTCCATCGGAGCCTTTTTCGAATACACTTATGACAATACGGATAATTTTAGTCTGGTAGCCGGAGCGCGTTATGATATTCACAACCGGTTGGGTGCTTTTTTTACACCGCGTTTGCACCTGAGATACAATCCGTGGGAAAAAGCGGTTTTCAGAGCATCGGCAGGAAGAGGAAAAAGAAGCGCGAATATCTTTGCCGAAAACCAGCAATTATTTGCTACATCACGAGCGTTTAACATCCTGAATACGGGTGGAAAAATTTACGGATTGGATCCGGAAATTGCCTGGAATTATGGAGTGAGCTTTATGCAGGGCTTTAGTCTTTTTGGCAAAACAGCTGAGGTAAGTGTCGACTTTTATCGTACCGATTTCGAAAATCAGGCGGTAGTCGATTTATATGCGAGTCCGCAACAGGTATTATTTTATAATTTAGAAGGGAAGTCGTATGCAAACAGCTTACAATTGGAGTTTAACTACGAATTTTTCAAACACCTGAATCTGCGTACGGCCTATAAATATTATGACATCCAGACGGATTATTTAAGCGGAGCCAAAGAGCGTCCATTGCAAGCCAAACACCGTGTTTTTGCGAATCTGGCTTACGAAACGCATATCAAAGAAAAAGGGCAGCAATGGAAATTTGATTTTACCTATAACTGGATGGGAGAACAACGTTTACCAAATACAGCCGATAATGCTTTATTACGGGATCGCCTGCCGGATTATTCACCGTCATTTTCGGTAATGAATGCGCAAATTACCCGAACATTTTCGAGTACGTTTGAAGTATATGTAGGAGGTGAAAACATTGGAAATTATAAACAGAAAAAAGCTATTTTAGGGGCAGAAAACCCATTTGGCCCGTCGTTTGATAGTTCAATCATCTATGCACCGGTATTTGGACAGATGTATTATGCCGGATTGCGATTTAAAATTAAATAA
- the rpsO gene encoding 30S ribosomal protein S15, translating to MYLTKEVKADIFAKHGGAAVNTGSAEGQIALFTFRINHLTGHLKINRHDYNTERSLVKLVGKRRSLLDYLKKKDINRYREIIKELNIRK from the coding sequence ATGTATTTAACTAAAGAAGTTAAAGCGGATATTTTCGCAAAACACGGTGGAGCCGCAGTTAACACAGGTTCTGCAGAAGGGCAAATCGCGTTATTCACATTCAGAATTAACCACTTAACCGGACACTTAAAAATTAATCGTCATGATTATAACACCGAGCGTTCGCTAGTGAAATTGGTAGGTAAAAGAAGAAGTCTTCTTGACTACTTAAAGAAAAAAGATATCAACAGATATCGTGAGATTATCAAAGAATTAAACATCAGAAAATAA